The segment CATGCAGCTGGACCTGGAGAGCTCTCGGTGCATCCTGGTGCTCTCCTGGTGCTCTCctggtgtaacggatgtgaaacggctagcttggACCTGGAGAGCTCTCGGTGCATCCTGGTGCTCTCCTGGTGTAACGggtgtgaaacggctagcttggACCTGGAGAGCTCTCGGTGCATCCTGGTGCTCTCctggtgtaacggatgtgaaacggctagcttggACCTGGAGAGCTCTCGGTGCATCCTGGTGCTCTCctggtgtaacggatgtgaaacggctagcttggACCTGGAGAGCTCTCGGTGCATCCGGGTGCTCTCCTGGCACTAAACTGTTTTTAACCCCAGAGACGCTGCTCCTGTGTTCCACCCCTACACTAATCCTGATCCCTCAGTCAGGTGGGCTGGCAATGAGTTGCCCCTCGCCTGGCAGGAACTTCCCCTGGTGTGTCCACCTGACCTCCTGGAAGGATGCTAACTGATACTAGGTTGACCTTTTTCTAATCTAACGGATCCTGAAAAGCAACCCCTCTTGTCCCCGACTGCTAACAGCTCACTTCTCAGAACTAACTAAGCCTGTTATAATAAGACTAGTAATTGTCCTTGACTTGAGCAACAGCCCCACCAATTATATATGTCAAGTCCAAGCTTGCTTTACCTGGGCCAGGTTTCCCGATAGCGATGGAATTTAAGTTTGCAAGTGTTTTAATTATGCATTGTTCCTACAGATTTCTATTATTCACTTGTTTATAACAATTGCAAAGACTttggcaactttgtatttgtagttAATTAACTTCGTTCTGCAGTTATCGGCAGTCACCGCCAGACAGATAAACTTCTTCATTCTATGTTTAGCAGAGATCTTCTGTGAATAAAGTGACATGGAAGGGCAAAAAAAGCATCTAACGACGCACTTAGCTGTTCTACTAGTGATCTTAGGGAGTCGGTAAATAACGAGCGTTTTCAAGTGCAAGTTTAGTAACGATGGTTTTAACGATGCTCTTAGCTCGCAGATTTAACGGTGCTACTACGAAGGTTCTAACGATGACCTTTgctttaagatgcttttgggaaaccgggcccgaGGCAATAGCACCAGAGCAAACTGCCTCAGACCATTTAACTGTTCCTGAACAACAGCGTTTGTTACAGCTCTCTAGAAATAGGGTTGGTAATCACTAGACCATGTCACACTGGGCACAAgttggttgaatcaacgttgtttccacgtcatttcaacaaaacatatcaatgtgatgacattgagtcaacatggaaaactgatgGGATTTGCAAAAAGTAAATGAATGAgacaaatacttttttttttcatCCAGCCTTCATCTAAATGCAATGAGCTGATTCAAATATTTGTTGGTTTTACTTTGAATTCACGTTAGATAACTCAATCAAATGTTtatcaaaactagacattgaactatcatctgtgcccagtggggagtGCCTTTCGGATATCCCTTCCTGAACCCAGATCCTATAGTCTTGAGCCAGGTGGACAAGTGCACAGAGCCATGTTACTGGCAGGTTACTGTCTGATAACAGCAGATGAGTAACAACACAGACATGCCCAAGACTAGGGTATTAAATTCCCCAGATGGATAGCTACCCCAGAGGAAATGATTCTAAATCAAATATAATTTCTTGAGCTCCAGCTGATCAGGGTATTAAACAGCTTATCTGTCTAGTACCTGGTAGTGTTCAGACAGTGAAGTCCAACAAAGAGTAAAGGCCTATGTAAGTGAACATCCCAGCTACTTCTGCACAACGTACTATAGGGCCCAATTCAGTCAAGCAAAGCATAGATAAAGgttccacaagaaaagggcaaccagtgaagaacaaacaccattgtaaatacaacccatatttatgttgatttatttaaaatgtaCTTTTGTACTTGTATTTATTTGCACTTTGTTACAACACTATATAGAGACTTAATTAATAtgccatttgaaatgtctctattattttggaacttgtgtgagtgtaatgtttactgttaattttggtttatttcacttttgtttattatctatttcacttgctttggcaatgttaacatatgtttcccatgccaatataaagcccttgaattgaattgaattaaaggCAAACCTCATAGCAAGTTCACTCACAATGTTTACTTTACACCGAGTTGTCAATTGGGTTAAAAGCTACACTCAACAGTCCCTGCAAGCTATTCCTCTCACAGACATTGTCATTCGATATTGATGCAAAAACAACGTATGAAGTGCTTAAAATATAGGGCAAACCCTCGGAGTGAATCTGCACTGTGGTTGTTCTTTATCTATGCCTAAAAGCATTCCagctatttattttccttttcctgttgaaaaacaatacCTCATGTATAAATATGGTAATGTACACAGACTTAAGACTAAAAAAATACCTGTTTTGAGAAAAatagtgtttgtttttttatacacAACTGCAAACTTCAAGATGTCCATTCAATGAGTTGGTCTGATGGGTGCACTGTGATGTCATAGGCCCCCCCAGTGCTTGAGGAACAATAGAGGAGTATTagaatagccccccccccccacacacttgtACCATGTTATGAGGATACCTGTACCACCTATTAAGATGAGCCTTTGTTCAGTAAATCAGGTGATAAATGAGTTGAAAAGGAGAGTGAGACTTTAAAGGAATTGGGTGCCTTAGTTTTGACACCAGCCTGATCAGGTCTGGGTGCTGATCAGTTCTGGGTACTGATCAGGTCTGGGTACTGACTGTACAGCCTGTCTGTAAGTTCACTGCATGCTGAGCAGAGGCAAGGTATTCAAACTCATAATCTAACCAagtcccccacccacacacacacggattgAGATGAACCACTGGGGGTTTAAGCCACAGACAGCCTAGCCTGCATGGTAAAGCTGGTCGTTATGGATAAATTGACATAATTATCACGATAAATATAACCATACGTTTATAACATTCATGTACACTTGTTACCCTACTTTTATATATTACCATACCATTAGCACTACTACTacggggcgacaggtagcctagtggttagagcattggactagtaaccggaaggttgtcaaatcgaatcccgagctgacaaggtaaaaatctgtcattctgcccatgaataagttaacccactgttcctagaccctcattgaaaataagaatttgttctcaactgacttgcctagttaaataaaggtaaattacattttaaaaatactacTACTTTGAATGTTGTTACTATCAATTGTACCTGTTATGTACGTTTAGAGATGaattagaccaaggtgcagcgtggtagacGAACATCTTACTTTATTTAAAATGAACACagagaaaagaaaaaaaatacaaaccAAACATAAAGTTCTACAGGCTACACAGCACCtatacaaaatcaagatcccacaaactaaaggtggaaaaaaggctacctaagtatgatccccaatcagagacaacgatagacagctgcctctgattgggaaccatacccggccaacaaagaaatagaaaaactaaaatgcccacccaaatcacgccccgacctaaccaaatagagaaataaaaagtctctgaggtcagggtgtgacagtaccattAGCCCATATTAGCAGACTTATTTCCTTtaaacttcacatttctctagtagACTATTTATTGGGATTATCGGTATCAGTAAAATGTCCTCGATAAATTGTCGGCGTCAATCATTTTCGTCCCAGCTCTACTGCATGATCAGCCTGGGCAGGACAGGACAATACAAAGCTGACCAATCACAACTATACTGTCAAATGATTGTGTTTATCCTCTGATACTGCATGTTGGCCACAGCTATTGTCAAGGCTTGATAGTAAATAAAAGAAGCTTTGTATTGGGGAGATATACCACCAGCCCCACCCATTACCAATGTGTAGCTGCCACCAGCATGCCAGCCTTTTGGCGCCAGAAAGTAGTGGTGGGGTAGAGGTGGGGTAGTGGTGGGGTagaggtggggtagtggtgtgGGGAAAACATTTACACAGTTACATACTGGGATATTATTGTtggggggtggcagggtagcctagtggttagagtgttggactagcaaccggaaggttgcaagttcataatccccgagctgacaaggcagttaacccactgttcctaggccgtctttgaaaataaaaatttgttcttaactgacttgcctggttaaatgaaggtaaaatataCTTTTGACAATATATCATATCCTTTTGACAATATCATATTttcgctagttggctgtacctgcaccaaaactctaGTATTGTTCCTTCatagctagttggctgtacctgcaccaaaactctaGTATTGTTCCTTCatagctagttggctgtacctgcaccaaaactctaGTATTGTTCCTTCatagctagttggctgtacctgcaccaaaactctaGTATTGTTCCTTCatagctagttggctgtacctgcaccaaaactctaGTATTGTTCCTTCatagctagttggctgtacctgcaccaaaactctaGTATTGTTCCTTCatagctagttggctgtacctgcaccaaaactctaGTATTGTTCCTTCatagctagttggctgtacctgcaccaaaactctaGTATTGTTCCTTCATAGCTAgctggctgtacctgcaccaaaactccagtattgtTCCTTCatagctagttggctgtacctgcaccaaaactccagtattgtTCCTTCatagctagttggctgtacctgcaccaaaactctaGTATTGATCCTTCATagtttgttctccatcttctttttaaatagggaaagaatttgttttcagcacttttatttccatgactgatctaaacatgttttctcatggctctctcttgtccctctgcagcagacatcgTGAGCAATAAAATCACtgtatcgaatcgcaatacatatataatcgtgagaattgcaatacatatcgtatcgccACCTAAGTATTGTGATATTGTATCGTGAGGTTCTTAGCAATTCCCAACCCTACCATAATGCTCAGCAGACATTGGCTATGATGATCTGGTTAGTGATCAAAAGGTGAACTGCTGAAAGTATAGTATCGTATGGGGACATAGAACACATTGGTTGGCCACTAATAGTATAGCTTGCCTATATCGCCTTGTGCTGGTTTGAAATCTGCTCTTTCAACTCTGAGAAAATATGTGCACGGACATGTAGCTGCATCTTTTAACCACATTTGTCATTTTCTCTTGTCTTTACAGCACAGAAGTCGACTATGTTACAGAGGTCGCATACCCAGCTGTGAGAATCAGAGCGGGTAAATAACAAATCATGTCTCGTGATTATGAGCCTGACGCAATCAAGCCTGTCTTAGACATGTTTATGCAGTATCGGTTTAAAAATTACTGCCCAAACATACAGCTTGAAGCATCAATGTCCATGTAGGTAGGCAGTGTATTTGTAAGCAAGTATATTTTAGCCAAATAGTATTTGACTGTtttatttgtgtgtctgtgtgtcaggtgGTATTGATGGAATGAGCTTGGTGGCTGAGGGTTATGTGCCCACTGAGGAAAGCACACTCAAAAGATTACTGAAGgtagaggtctctctctctgtctctcttctcgctctctttctatcccCGCTCTCTCTGATCCTGTGCATCGTAGTATCACATCGCCCCCTAGGGGACACTCTTCAGATTCTCTACAGTTTGTTTTACTAGTCTTACTATTACTACCGTGAAAACTATGTGTGTGGCGTTTCTTGTCAATCAATTATATTAATGGATCCaatctcccctctacctctcctctctgcagcggGACAGCTGGCACCACCTCAACCAGCATGGCCATGACAAAGGCAAGAGAAAGCTGCTCCAGTCCCCCATATTCGGGCCCTACTCTCCTCTGAGCGTTGCCTACAATGGCAAGCCCTGCATCCTGTTCAAAGCCAAGCGTCTGGCCGTCCGCTACAAGAACCACACCTTCATAGACCTGACGGAGAAGACCTTCGGACCCAACGCCCCTGTGGACACCAAGGGATCCATCTGCACCAAGGAGAAGGCTACGTAAGTACTGTAAATCATGTCCGACCATGAGTTGTATCGACTGCTATGTAGTTATCAAACGTTTAAATTATACATTAAATTAATGGAGGAAAATATTGTTACAATGAGATGTATATCTCACTCAGGATCTACCTACTAAAGGCCCGGTCCTTTTCAATCAACATTTGAGTTTGTTTTTGTATACAGGCTATCACTGAAATTTGGAGATGTGGAGGACCTCAGGGGACTTGTTATCAGGTTGCAGATGTCCAATACATTCTACGAGTCGGCAGGGCAGAACTGGTTCACCTTAGACAGCGTCCACATCCACTACAACTGGACACATGAGGCTACATTCAACGCCAGCGAGGTGTACGCCCCCGCCACCTCCTCCTATCACTGCCAGCATGTCAGCAGTCAGCACAAATATGACACCCTCCTGGTGCCCAGCTCACACACTGACACCTCAGCTAACTGGCACATCACGTTTACTGACTTCCAGGTATGGAGCTTTGactgtttttaatgactgattgaTTTATCTATAAAAAAAACTTGTTTACTTCACCTTGTAATATTTCctatttcctctcttcctctctgcagatccagGCGTTCAACGTCATGTCTGATAAGTTTGCATCGGCCAGTGACTGTGCCACCTTTCTGACCCCAGCCATACTGATGGGCCTGGTGACCTCTCTGATCCTGCTGTTGGTGCTGGCCTACGCTCTGCACATGGTGGTGCACCTCAAACACATCGACCGCTATGAGGAACATAAAGCTATGGTGTATTTCCCACGCAGGCTGA is part of the Oncorhynchus masou masou isolate Uvic2021 chromosome 33, UVic_Omas_1.1, whole genome shotgun sequence genome and harbors:
- the LOC135527837 gene encoding V-type proton ATPase subunit S1-like protein, translated to MAAHAFLLLSSALLSALSQPTLSFDQVPALLERSTEVDYVTEVAYPAVRIRAGGIDGMSLVAEGYVPTEESTLKRLLKRDSWHHLNQHGHDKGKRKLLQSPIFGPYSPLSVAYNGKPCILFKAKRLAVRYKNHTFIDLTEKTFGPNAPVDTKGSICTKEKATLSLKFGDVEDLRGLVIRLQMSNTFYESAGQNWFTLDSVHIHYNWTHEATFNASEVYAPATSSYHCQHVSSQHKYDTLLVPSSHTDTSANWHITFTDFQIQAFNVMSDKFASASDCATFLTPAILMGLVTSLILLLVLAYALHMVVHLKHIDRYEEHKAMVYFPRRLSKALERRASQQYELPDKNCL